In the genome of Mycobacterium kansasii ATCC 12478, one region contains:
- a CDS encoding non-ribosomal peptide synthetase: MTIASPQIEDVLALSPLQQGLFALYRLAEDSLDLYTMQLRIDIDGPVDVELLRRSAAAMLARHPNLRAAFWDRDVPKPVQIVPARAELPWVERVAPPTEFESIARSERRRPFDLSRGPALRVVLLSAPGETSRRMIFTAHHIVMDGWSLGVFFTELLAVYRAGGSAAALPNPRPYRDYISWLAQQDTGAAMTRWTDYLSGASGPLMVADGTLAAREAVPEKVELLLAAADTGRLRNWAARNGLTLNTAVLFAWAVVLSRLTDRRDVVFGTVVSGRPQHLAGVEGMVGLFINTVPVVHQVSGTAPVVEQCARLQRETSAMRDIGYLGLSELQRAHGRGALFDSLFVFENAPVEHAIRPVTTPDGACFSPVDMDSLTHYPLTVVSHLRDDALVVVVEAIRDALPHLPAAQVCERLLGLLRQLPDIGDATPDSLDVLTAAEHAEFAERAAWSATAPEGTIWETFERQASATPHAVALTTCRGDRYTYAELHTAACCLAGELAALGVGPETVVALALPRSSESIVAILAVLAAGGAYLPVDITLPAARIESIVRQANPVIFIAESGSGELRGVGVPTLLVDDPAVAERVSRRHPVAPSVPRHPEHGAYVIFTSGSTGEPKGVIGTNAALLAYFADHRERVYRPALGRLGRPLRIAHAWSLSFDASWQPMVGLLDGHALHLFDAAQLRDADLLVKGIAHQQIDMIDTTPSMWVQLRAAGLLDHGVSVLALGGEAIDSALWQSLRSVAPTAVYNCYGPTEMTVEAVVAPVDQYPAPTIGTANAGTCCYVLDSALRVVPTGVVGELYLAGSQLTRGYVNRPAMTAARFVADPFRPGQRMYRTGDLVRRLPHGGYAYLGRSDNQVKIRGYRIEIGEIEAALRGQPGVHDAAVSVLRRPGGTVLVAFVVWQEDTDGDAIRLRTALSERLPSYMIPARVVAVPRLPVNANGKLDSRVLDRLAETILSGAGDKESLAAGTSTERALCEILEEQFNGVVPHLDDDLFLFGMDSIVAISLVHKARRRGLNLSPRMVFTAPTIRQLAATIDTAVDPDTTVGQAEYGEVLPLPMVSWLYEHGNFRRFTHTVLLRLPPRIDRSTVEMMLQLLLDGHDTLRSILTDTAAGPRLLTREPGVVRARDILTRMPLPEPTDAELVAAIGRCARAVMDQIDPRAGAMVRAVWFSGGDGGPGPGDALLLTAHHLAVDVVSWHILLGDLAAAWRSLNGGAPPKMLPEFTSYRRWCELMWQRAAAPEAQAQREYWALQVCQPDPALGVRPPDPTRDTWSTLRVTRVVTPADVTARILAAVKRHEGVREFLLVAITMTIASWRRARAQNPASGALVALESHGRADAIVDTDTTNTVGWFTSAYPVRLGAGSASVEIEQAERDSAVARSLVESVVTELRAIPNDGLDYGLLRYVNKVPELREAAEPQIQFSYLGRLDLGGVTDQPWSLLTGPYLDALPDDPEPELPLRFAVNLSVFVATTPEGAQLISNWRWSDALFTPSDIDHLTHFWQRGIAVLAAALDSTAV; this comes from the coding sequence GTGACCATCGCTTCACCGCAGATCGAGGACGTTCTGGCGCTCAGCCCACTGCAGCAGGGGTTGTTTGCCTTATACCGGCTGGCCGAGGACAGCCTCGACCTCTACACCATGCAGTTGCGGATCGACATCGACGGGCCGGTGGACGTCGAACTGCTGCGCCGCAGCGCCGCGGCAATGCTTGCCCGGCACCCGAACCTGCGCGCCGCCTTCTGGGATCGCGATGTTCCCAAGCCGGTGCAGATCGTGCCCGCACGGGCCGAGCTGCCGTGGGTCGAACGCGTCGCACCGCCAACCGAATTCGAGTCGATTGCGCGATCCGAACGACGCCGCCCGTTTGACCTGAGCCGAGGCCCCGCGTTACGCGTGGTGCTGCTTTCGGCCCCCGGTGAGACCAGCCGGCGGATGATCTTCACCGCTCACCACATCGTGATGGACGGCTGGTCACTGGGGGTGTTCTTCACCGAGTTGCTGGCGGTGTACCGGGCCGGCGGCTCGGCGGCGGCGTTGCCGAACCCGCGTCCCTACCGCGACTACATCAGCTGGCTGGCTCAGCAGGACACCGGCGCGGCCATGACCCGGTGGACCGACTACCTGAGCGGCGCGTCGGGACCACTCATGGTGGCCGACGGCACGCTCGCCGCGCGCGAGGCGGTACCGGAAAAAGTCGAGCTGCTGCTTGCGGCCGCCGACACGGGACGGCTGCGAAACTGGGCCGCGCGCAACGGCCTTACCCTCAACACCGCGGTGCTGTTCGCCTGGGCAGTGGTGCTCAGCCGGCTCACCGACCGTCGTGACGTCGTATTCGGCACCGTCGTCTCCGGCCGTCCACAGCACCTGGCCGGGGTCGAGGGCATGGTCGGGCTGTTCATCAACACCGTGCCGGTCGTACATCAGGTCAGTGGCACCGCGCCGGTGGTCGAGCAATGCGCGCGGCTGCAGCGCGAGACCTCGGCGATGCGCGACATCGGTTATCTCGGCCTGTCCGAGCTGCAGCGGGCGCACGGGCGCGGAGCGTTGTTCGACAGCCTGTTCGTGTTCGAGAATGCGCCCGTCGAGCATGCGATCCGGCCGGTGACCACTCCCGACGGGGCATGTTTTAGTCCCGTCGACATGGACAGTCTGACGCACTACCCCCTGACCGTGGTCTCACATCTCCGAGACGACGCGCTGGTGGTGGTTGTCGAGGCGATTCGCGACGCGCTGCCGCATCTTCCCGCGGCACAGGTTTGCGAGCGGCTGCTCGGCCTGCTGCGCCAACTGCCCGATATCGGCGACGCCACCCCCGACTCGCTCGATGTTCTCACCGCGGCCGAGCATGCCGAGTTCGCCGAGCGCGCAGCGTGGTCCGCAACCGCGCCGGAGGGGACGATATGGGAAACCTTCGAGCGGCAAGCGTCGGCCACCCCACATGCCGTAGCGCTGACCACGTGCCGCGGTGATCGCTATACCTATGCCGAACTGCACACCGCGGCATGCTGTTTGGCAGGGGAGCTGGCCGCCCTCGGCGTCGGCCCGGAGACCGTGGTGGCCCTGGCGCTGCCCCGCTCGAGCGAATCCATCGTCGCGATCCTCGCCGTGCTGGCAGCCGGCGGGGCCTATCTTCCGGTTGATATCACCCTTCCGGCCGCTCGTATCGAATCGATTGTGCGGCAAGCCAATCCGGTGATCTTCATCGCCGAATCCGGCTCCGGCGAGCTGAGAGGAGTGGGAGTTCCGACCCTGCTCGTCGACGATCCTGCTGTGGCCGAACGGGTTTCGCGACGGCATCCCGTGGCACCGTCGGTGCCTCGTCATCCCGAACACGGCGCGTACGTCATCTTCACGTCCGGTTCCACCGGCGAGCCCAAGGGCGTCATCGGTACCAATGCCGCGCTGCTCGCGTATTTCGCCGACCACCGCGAACGGGTGTACCGGCCGGCCCTCGGGCGGCTGGGCCGTCCGCTGCGCATCGCGCATGCGTGGTCGTTGAGCTTCGACGCGTCGTGGCAGCCGATGGTCGGGCTGCTGGACGGTCATGCCCTGCACCTGTTCGACGCCGCGCAGCTGCGCGACGCCGACCTGCTGGTGAAAGGCATTGCGCACCAACAGATCGACATGATCGACACCACGCCGTCGATGTGGGTACAACTGCGCGCCGCGGGACTGTTGGATCACGGCGTCTCGGTGCTGGCGCTGGGCGGCGAGGCCATCGACAGCGCGTTGTGGCAAAGCCTGCGCTCGGTGGCGCCGACCGCGGTGTACAACTGTTACGGCCCCACCGAGATGACGGTCGAGGCGGTGGTGGCCCCGGTCGACCAATACCCGGCGCCCACCATCGGCACGGCGAACGCCGGAACCTGCTGCTATGTCTTGGATTCGGCGTTACGGGTAGTACCCACCGGTGTGGTGGGCGAGTTGTACCTGGCCGGCTCGCAACTGACTCGCGGCTATGTGAACCGGCCGGCGATGACCGCCGCCCGCTTCGTAGCGGACCCGTTTCGCCCGGGGCAACGCATGTACCGCACCGGTGACCTGGTGCGTCGCCTGCCGCACGGCGGATATGCCTACCTGGGACGCAGCGACAACCAGGTCAAGATTCGCGGCTACCGGATCGAGATCGGTGAGATCGAAGCCGCGCTGCGCGGCCAGCCCGGGGTCCACGATGCGGCGGTTAGCGTGCTGCGCCGTCCCGGCGGCACCGTGCTGGTGGCGTTTGTTGTGTGGCAAGAGGATACGGACGGCGACGCGATCCGGCTGCGCACCGCACTGAGCGAACGGCTGCCCTCCTACATGATTCCGGCCCGGGTTGTGGCAGTGCCGCGACTGCCGGTCAACGCCAACGGCAAGCTGGACAGCCGGGTATTGGACCGGCTGGCAGAGACTATCCTCTCGGGGGCAGGTGACAAGGAGTCGCTGGCGGCGGGCACGAGTACCGAGCGAGCTCTGTGCGAAATCCTCGAAGAACAATTCAACGGTGTCGTGCCGCACCTCGACGACGATCTGTTCCTGTTCGGCATGGACAGTATCGTGGCGATTTCGTTGGTGCACAAGGCGCGACGGCGCGGCCTAAACCTCAGTCCGCGGATGGTGTTCACCGCGCCCACCATCCGGCAGCTCGCGGCCACGATCGACACCGCGGTCGACCCGGACACAACCGTCGGGCAGGCCGAATACGGTGAGGTGCTGCCGCTGCCGATGGTGTCCTGGCTCTACGAGCACGGCAATTTCCGGCGCTTCACCCACACCGTCTTGCTTCGGCTGCCACCCAGGATCGACCGTTCGACGGTCGAGATGATGCTGCAGTTGTTGCTCGACGGACACGACACCTTGCGCTCGATTCTGACCGACACCGCCGCGGGGCCTCGCTTGCTCACCCGGGAACCCGGTGTGGTCCGGGCCCGCGACATTCTCACCCGGATGCCGCTCCCGGAACCGACCGATGCCGAACTGGTGGCCGCCATCGGGCGCTGCGCGCGTGCCGTCATGGACCAGATCGACCCGCGCGCCGGCGCGATGGTGCGGGCCGTCTGGTTCTCCGGCGGTGACGGTGGTCCCGGCCCCGGGGATGCGCTGCTGCTCACCGCGCACCACCTGGCGGTCGACGTGGTGTCCTGGCACATCCTGCTGGGTGATCTCGCCGCGGCCTGGCGTTCGCTCAACGGGGGTGCGCCGCCGAAAATGTTGCCGGAGTTCACCTCTTACCGTCGCTGGTGTGAGTTGATGTGGCAACGGGCCGCAGCACCCGAGGCTCAGGCCCAACGCGAGTACTGGGCGCTACAGGTCTGCCAACCCGATCCCGCGCTGGGCGTGCGGCCGCCGGACCCGACCCGCGATACCTGGTCCACGCTGCGCGTCACCCGGGTGGTCACACCTGCCGACGTCACCGCGCGAATACTCGCTGCGGTCAAGCGTCACGAGGGAGTGCGCGAATTCCTTTTGGTGGCAATCACGATGACCATCGCGAGTTGGCGCCGCGCTCGTGCGCAGAATCCGGCGTCGGGCGCCCTGGTGGCGCTGGAGAGCCACGGCCGCGCCGATGCGATTGTGGACACCGACACCACGAACACGGTCGGGTGGTTCACCAGTGCCTACCCGGTGCGACTCGGAGCGGGTTCGGCATCGGTGGAAATCGAGCAGGCCGAGCGTGATTCGGCCGTAGCCCGCAGCCTGGTCGAATCGGTGGTCACCGAGCTGCGCGCAATCCCGAACGACGGCTTGGATTACGGTCTGCTCCGTTATGTGAACAAGGTTCCGGAGTTGCGGGAGGCCGCCGAGCCGCAGATCCAGTTCAGCTATCTGGGCCGTCTGGACCTCGGCGGAGTCACCGACCAACCGTGGTCGCTGCTCACCGGGCCGTACCTCGACGCGCTGCCGGACGATCCCGAGCCAGAGCTGCCGCTGCGTTTCGCGGTGAACCTCAGCGTGTTCGTTGCCACGACACCGGAGGGCGCCCAACTGATCAGCAACTGGCGCTGGAGTGATGCGCTGTTCACACCTTCGGACATCGATCACCTGACGCATTTCTGGCAGCGCGGGATCGCAGTGCTGGCGGCCGCCCTGGACAGCACCGCGGTCTGA